The DNA sequence GCCGCGTGCATCGACGATGTGCGCCAGTTCACGATCGTGTCGCGGGAGTTCCACGAGGCGCTCGTCCAGCTCTGCGGCAGCCCCACTCTGACGTTGGTCGTGGGGGCTCTCGAGTCGGTGTGGACGGCGCACGCCGATGCCTGGGCCGAACTCCACGACGGCCAGGGTGACTTTCCCGATCGTGCCTATCGCCAGCAGGGAGTCGACGATCACGAGGCCCTGATCGACCTGATCGAAGCGGGCGACATGGCCGGCGCGGCGGCGGAGAACCAACGCCACCTCGCGTGGGCGCCGGTCTATGCGCTCGACCCCGAGAACGTCGTCTTCCCCGGCCTGTTGGCCGAACGGCCCGACAAGTGAGCGACACCGCCACGGTCGCGTCGGCCGTCGAACAGATCGCCACCGACGGGTGGACGATCCTTCCCGACGTGATCGACCCCGAGACGGTCGCCGGGCTGAGGGATCTGGTCGACGCGACGATGGCGAGAGACCGGACCCCGTTCGGAGCGAACGCCTTCCTGGGGAGCCACACCCGGCGGGTGTTCAACCTGTTGGCCCACGACGCCGGGTTCGGGGCGGTGCCCATCGATCCGACGGTGCTGGCCGTCGCCGAGGCAGTGCTCGACCCCGATCTGCTGCTGTCGTCGTTGACCGCGGTCGAAACCAATCCGGGGCAGGAGGCGCAGCCGTTGCACGCCGACGACGGCTCGATCCCGCTGCCACGGCCGCATCAGCCGTTGGCGCTCGTGGCGCTGTGGGCCCTCACCGATTTCGACGAGATGAACGGCGCCACCCGCTTCGTGCCGGGTTCGCACTCCGACCCCACGCGTCCGCGGCCGGGGGAGTCGGCCGAGACGGCGATGGCCGAGATGCGAGCGGGCAGCGTGCTGGTGTACAACGGTTCGCTCTGGCACGGCGGCGGGGCCAACCGGTCCGCCGATCGCCGCGTGTTCATCGTCTGCAACTATTGCGCAGGCTGGTTGCGGCAGGAGGAGAGCCAACTGCTCGCCCTCGACCGCGAGTACGTCGCCACGCTCCCGCCGCGTCTCCGGCGGCTCGTCGGCTATGGCGTCTATCGGGGACTGCTCGGCCATGTGGCCGGCGAGGACCCGGGCTCATGGGTCGACGACGAGGTCGAGACCGACCTCGTCTGGAAGCGGATGCGCTGACCTCGCCGACGTCGAATGCCGGTCAGGCGGGTGCGGGATTGCCGGTCGCCTTCTTCCATCCGGCCGATGTTCCTCTGCGAGCCACGACTCGCGCCGCGCCGACGAGGAGCCCCGAGAGCGCAGCCCACGCTGCCGCTTCGGTCCAGCTCACTTCTTCGTCGGCGGGATTGATCGGTGGCGTGTGTTCTCCGCGCCAGATCGACGATGCCAGCTTTCGGGCCGCTGCGGCCGCGGCAATGGTGGCGCCGGTTTGGAGGAGTGGGTAGATGAGCTTCTTCACGATGTTTCTCTACCCACCGAGTCGGCGAGCGAAACGACCGGCGCCCGCGCACCGACATGAGGGTTGCGGACATCAGGGTTGGGAGCCCGCGGAACGGGGAAGAGCCGACGGCATGGGTTCAGAGACCGAGTACGCAGACGAGACCGGCGCCTACGAGCGAGACACCGACTACATCGACACGCGGATCACACGGGACGCGGCCGACGGCTGGCCGGTGGAAGCCGGGAAGTACCGCCTCGCGGCGGCCCGCGCCTGTCCGTGGGCGAATCGGGCGCTGATCGCCCGCCGCCTCTACGGGCTCGAAGACGCGATGTCGCTGGCCCTCGCCGGGCCCACGCACGGCGAGGAGTCGTGGACCTTCGATCTCGATCCCGGCGAGAAGGACCCGGTGCTCGGTATCCATCTGTTGAAGGAGGCCTACGACAACCGGGGTGCGGATGCGGGTAGCGGCGTGACCGTGCCGGCGATCGTCGACGTCGAATCGGTGCAGGTCGTCACCAACGACTTCCACCAGATCACCCTCGACTT is a window from the Acidimicrobiales bacterium genome containing:
- a CDS encoding phytanoyl-CoA dioxygenase family protein, with translation MSDTATVASAVEQIATDGWTILPDVIDPETVAGLRDLVDATMARDRTPFGANAFLGSHTRRVFNLLAHDAGFGAVPIDPTVLAVAEAVLDPDLLLSSLTAVETNPGQEAQPLHADDGSIPLPRPHQPLALVALWALTDFDEMNGATRFVPGSHSDPTRPRPGESAETAMAEMRAGSVLVYNGSLWHGGGANRSADRRVFIVCNYCAGWLRQEESQLLALDREYVATLPPRLRRLVGYGVYRGLLGHVAGEDPGSWVDDEVETDLVWKRMR
- a CDS encoding DUF4235 domain-containing protein, whose translation is MKKLIYPLLQTGATIAAAAAARKLASSIWRGEHTPPINPADEEVSWTEAAAWAALSGLLVGAARVVARRGTSAGWKKATGNPAPA